CTGAAATACGCTCGGCAAAAAACCGGCCCCCCAGTTCAAACTTTGTCCTTTGGGAAGACCTCTTCCTAAGGGGTCTGACATGACCACAAACGAGGGGAGGCTGTTACTTTCGGAACCCAATCCATAAGTCACCCAGGAACCGACGCAGGGATATCCCATTTTAGGAACGCCGCAATTCATCATAAATAGAGCCGGACTATGGTTGTTCGATTCTGTATGACCTGAGTGAATGAACGCCATCTTGTCAACGTGCTGAGACAGATGGGGAAAGAGATCGGAGACCCATTTTCCTGACTCTCCATACTGTTTAAATTTGAAGGGGCTTTTCATTAAAGGCCCCACAGCGTTCTGAAAGAACCCGGTTTTGTTATCAAAGCCCTCTAAAGCGACGCCATCTCGTTTTTCAAGCTCGGGTTTATAGTCCCAGGTATCAACGTGACTCGGTCCCCCGTTGATGAATAACCAGATTACGGATTTTGCTTTTGTAGGGAAATGCGACTTTTTGGGAGCCAGCGGATTCGTCGACTTAATAGCAGGAGCAGCGCCGGCTGCTTCCAGAACCCCCTCCTGTTGTAATAAGCTAAGCAGTCCCAATGTTCCTAAGCCATTACCGGCCCGCTTGAGCAATTGACGTCTTGCCAGAAGTCGATTCAATGAGATCGTCGGTAATTCCGATGTTGATTGTAACATCATATTTCCTCAGAGAAAAAAGTGTTGTGGAATCTGTTCCGTCCTGATTTTATTTAAATGCTATCGATCAATTCGGATAGATAAATTCATTTGTGCTTAGTAACGCATGTGTGAAATCGGTCAGTGCCAGAAGCGTCGCCTGCGGTTTTTTTTCTGACTCATATGATTTTTTATGTTGTTGAATGAAGTCCAGCGAAACTGCTGCTTCATTTTTTGATGGTTCTCTTCCCAGCGCGATTTGATAGGCGCTCTCGACTGCTTTTTCGAGGGAAGCCGGATTGGCTGCGTGGATTCGTTTGGCAAACGATTGCGCACTTTCGCGAATGAACTTTGCATTCATGAATAAAAGTGCCTGTGGTGCGATCGTAGTGCTGGGACGCTGTCCAATGCTGACCAGTGCTTCAGGAGCATCAAACAGTTGCATCATGGGAATTAACTTGCTGCGTTTGATCTTGAAATAGATACTACGGCGTTGATTGTTTTGTTGTAGAGTCCCCGGTCCATACATGGTTTTGTCGAGTCGATTTCCGATACAGAGAATGGAATCGCGTATCGCTTCACCCTCCAGTCTCTGAGGAGAACGACGCCAATACAGTTGATTTTCCGGATCAACTTTTGACTTTTCTGGATCGAAACTGGTCGACTGTCGATATGTTGCACTGAGCATGATTTTTTTGTGCAAAGGCTTCAGACGCCAATGGTGATGTATGAGTTGGTTGGCCAGATATTCAAGTAATTCAGGATGTGTGGGCCGGTCTCCCTGGAGACCAAAATCGTTGGGGGAAGAAACAATTCCACTACCAAAGTGGTGTTGCCAGATTCGATTCACCATCACACGAGCCAATAAAGCACCTGCCCCCTGATTTGTATCAGTGATCCAGTTAGCCAGAGACGTTCGACGATACGAAGTGCTGGCGGTTTTGGGAGGGGCAACAATCCACTCTTTTTCCTGGTCAGGAGATCGCATCAGAACTTGCAGGAAGCTCTGCTTCGCGACTGCTCCTTTTTGTGCGGTATCGCCACGTGTGAGATAGTATGTTTCCTCAAAGAAGTCTTTACCTTGTGAATGATGGCGAACGGGTTTAATCTTTGGACCCTCACTACAGATCATCACTTTTGTCAGTGCCGGTTGTGGTTCTGTTTTCAGATGCTGTTTCACTTTGTCGGCGAGTGTGGCCCATTGTGCGTCTTGCTCACTAAACCAGCGTTTCAGAATCCCCTTTTGTTTTGGAGTCAACTGGTCCAGTTTTCCCGCTTTAACAAGTTTAACGGCTTTCATCAGATGTTCAGAGCTACTGGTTCCCGTTTTAACTTCTGGTGAAGAGGAACTGGTGAGTGAGAATCGAGGGTGCCCGATGCTGTGGTTCACATTATTCGTGAAAGACATTGTCACAGTGAGTTCTGTCTCGCCTTCCCAATCAATTGGCTCTTCCAGGTCGAACACAATCGCCTGATCTTTTCCGATGCCTCCCAAATCGACGGCCCAGCCAGATCCATATTGTCCGTCAATGGCGCTCTTCGCTGAGAGCGTCGTTTTGTTCTGTTCGTGAGTGGCACGCGCATTGGTCAGTTTGATATTTTTCGCTTTTGCTTTTTTATCTGAGACCGTCTTGGCTTTGACTTTGAATGCCGTCAATGAGAAATTTCCGTTTACAGCACGCCCAGGCCCCTGTCGTGGTAACGATCGATGTGTTAATGCTTCGAGTCGAATGGATCGGACAGGTCTCACATTCGTACGGAGTGTAAATGTAAAATGATCCTGATTGATATTGGGACCACTGACGAGAATCGAACCGTCGTCCAGTTTCTCAAAACGAGCTTTGCCTTTTGATGTGTGGCTCACTACTTCTGGTAAAATCCATTCATCAAATTGTGCCGCATCAATCTTTCCCTGTTTCAACCAGTTTTCAAAACCTGCATTGATCTGCTTTGATTCATACTCCTTTAAGGCTTGCACTAATGGAGCATGAGCAATATCAAATTTTTGTTTCTGTGTCTGATATGTTTTGGGATCGAGATCCAGTTCGATTTCGGTGCGAACTGTGGTGGTGAATGTGGAAAGCAATTGATAGTAATCGTCGCTGGTGATCGGGTCGAATTTATGATCGTGACAGCGGGCACATCCGACACTCAAGCCAAGCATTGCCTGACTGGTTGTGTTGAGCATATCGTCCAAAGCGTCATAGCGGGTGCGTTCGACTTCATTGGCTGTGATCTGAGTCGGAAAGACTCCTGCACCTAAAAATCCGGTCGCCATTAATGCGAGTGGATTGTCAGGAGCCATCTCATCACCGGCCAACTGCCATTTAACAAACTGATCGTAGGGCATATCCTGATTCAAGGCTTTGATCACAAAGTCTCGATAGTGATACGCAAAGTTCCGGTCATAATCATGTTCAAAGCCATGGCTCTCTGCAAAGCGGGCGATATCCAGCCAATGGCGAGCCCAGCGTTCGCCATAATGGGGACTGTCAAGCAGCCGGTCGATGAGGTTTTCATGTGCTTTGGGGGAATTGTCCGCCAGAAACTCTTCGACTTCAGCCGGAGTAGGGGGGAGACCAATCAGATCAAAAAAAGCACGACGGATATAAACACGTTTGCTGACTTCCTCGTTAAGCGTCAGTCCCTGTTCTTTCTGTTTAGCTAGAATGAATTGGTCTATTTCATTTCGACTGCGGTTGCTCTGTTTCGTTTTTGGAATTGCGGGAGTACTCAACGGTTGAAACGACCAGAAATTCCGGTCATCGTCGGTAATGACCAACTTTTCAGAGCCAGATTTACTGGAAGTTGCCAGCGGTTTGTCATAGGGAGCACCCAGATCAATCCATTTTGACAGACTGGCAATTTCTTTCTCTGACAGTTTTTTTTCCTTTAAAGGCATATATGGTTCTTCGCGGTGTTCGACCAGTGCCATCAAGTAACTCTCTTTGGCACTCTTTTCGATCATTCCGCTTTCTAGAAGATGTTTACGGGTCGCTAGATTGAAGTCGCCCTTAACTGATTTCCCGCCATGACATTTCAGACACTTGGCGACCAGTAACGGTCGTACTTCTTTTTTGAAGAGTTCAAGGCCCTGTTGCATGCGTCGGGCATGGTCGGGAGACAGTGTTTCTTTCTTTTCAGCTGCGGAAAGAAAAGCGGGCCAAACGATTCCGAACAATAGTATGAGCGCGATGAAAATGTTTCGCATCAATGCCTCGTCGTCTTGAATTAAAATCAGGTGAGAGTTCAGGGAGTGATTGTCTTTAGTTTCTATGTCACAATAAACCGGTGGAGAAATCAATCAGGAATTCGGTTTTCCAGAGTGATATAGCTTTAAAATATTCTTAGCAGATAAAGCACGTCCGAATAACGCAAATTCATCCAGACGGCCATTTAAACTTCGAATGCTATGTTCGCCAGTGTGTTCTTTCGGTCGCCAATTTCCGATTTCCGCAGGACCGATCACCAGAGGAATCGGGTTTTCAAGTCGATGATGACTTACGGGTAAGCCATCCAGATAGTGAATTACTTCTTTTTTCTGATGATCATAAACGGTCACCAGAAAAATCCAGCGGCCTAGATCGGTTGGTTTTAAAACTACGGGTGAGAAATAATTCTTCCCCCCCCCTTCCTTGATTCCCAGGATGATCTCGCCTTGATCGCTTAATTGCCAGTGCGGATTACCGGGATTGTAACCATCGGTCAGCATGAGCGAACTTAGCCAACGATCAAAGCCTTCAATTCGAACCCATGCCATGAATGTGAGAGATTGATACTCTCCGGGAACATGTAGGCGAACACGGTCACTGGTGCGCTTGAATTCCAGGGCGCGTTTTTGAGGCCAGCGCCCCGAAGTCCATTGACAGCCCACAATTGCTCCGTCGACTGAAGATTTATTGTTTTGAATTTTATTGCTGAGCGTTCTTAACCAGTTTGAAGTCTCTTCAAAGTCGTAATAAGCAATCAGTGACGGATCTGTTTTCAGGCTCTGATTCTGATTTTGCCAACGGGAAAATTGTTGTTGCTGCTGTTGTTCTGCCAGATGCGACAACTCTTCCAGATTGATTAACGGTAACATGTCTTCATTTAAACGGTTCGTAATCCCCTCTTGGTCAAACTGGACACCTTCCCCTGTTTTTAAGCTTTGAATTTTGGAAGGAGTTTTTCTTTGATTGGACGGATGTAATTCCACCATACCATCGATAACCTGAACCTGCCCATCCCCTGATGGTTCAAGAGACAGAGTGAATTCCGTACCCAGATCAACGACATTCAATTTTGATGTTTCAATTGTAAACCCTTGAGCCTGTTCGGGAACGGAAGCTCGGACTTTTCCATATTTGCAGAACGTTTTCAATGGGGAAATTAACTCAAATGCAGCAGGACCTTCAATCAGGACAGAGGCACCGCTGATCAACTCGACCTGAATCGTTCCTTTTTTCAGCTTCAACCAGCCTGCAGAGAGGCCAGCGCCGGTTTGTAGATTGCGGGGAGTGTCCCATTCGACGCCAACTGCTTGCGTTAAAAGCGCAATATGATCTGTTTTGGGTGAGTTCGTTTCAACTTCGGATGCGGTTTTGGGGGAATCTGCCATTAATGGGTCACTATTGGGACGCGTATTCCAGCCGGCATAGTAAGCCAGAGACAACAAAAGTGTGGCTGCGACAAGTGAAGAGGCCAGTAATAGCAGAAAACGGGGCGTTCCCAATCTGGTTTGCGGCACAGTATGTGTCGGATGTGGAATCCAATCGTCAGATTCCTTCGTCTCGGTCGCCCAGACTGACAGACCTGAATGAACTCGCATGTAATCTAAATAAGACTGACGTTGTTTTGGATCTTCTAAAAGCAGTTGTTCCAGTTCAGAATGTGCATCCTGGCTGATGTTTCCTTGCAGGAGTGCATCAATGAGCTGGATTAAACGATCTTTGTAGGAATCATTTTGCTTCATGTGCCGGCCTCCGGTGAATGAAGTGACTGCTGCATACAGTCCATGAGTCGAAGTCGCAAGCGAGATAATTTCTTATAAAGGGCATCACTAGAGCGACCTAATTGTTCGGCAACATCTTTTATCGTGCGTTGTCCGTGGTAACAATCCAGAATGAGTTGCTGATTTTCACGATCGAGTTTTTTGATGCAGTCATTGAGTGCCTGCTTTTGTTGATCTGTTTCAGAGAGTGAACTTGTTTGTTGTTCCGCAATGAGCGAAAGGACTTCCTCAGAAAAATGATGTCGATCGCGACTTTGGACCCGCTGAAAATTTTTCACTTCATAAAAAGCAATTCCACAAGCCCATGCGGAAAAACTCTGTTCTGAATCAAAGGTGGACCATTTTCGCCACAAAACGAGACATGTTTGCTGAAACACATCCTCGGCATCAGTTTGGTGGGGCAGTAAGGTCCCGATGAAACCACGAATCAGACTATGGTGCCTGGCCAGTAATGAAACAAACTGCTCATTCGGAATCGAGCCTGAGCCTGTTTCTGTGTTTTGATGTATTTCTGATGAGCGGTTCATAATAATAATCGTACGCAGATTTCAAAATTGGACGGGGGTTAGCAACTTAAACTAGATAAATCCTTTGAAACGGCATTCAAAACCTGATGTAAGTTCCTGAATTAATGAAGGTTATGGTTTAGGTCTCAAAATCAACTTTTTCTCTCAGGCAGCAAGGATCAGACTAAAATCAAGCGATAAATTTCTGGATTGATCGTTCAAATGTATCGTTACTATTTTATCCGCTTTTCGACGAAAGGGGAGCTAATTATCTTAGTTTGATATTCACTTAAATGACTATACAGATCGTTTCTCGAGACTGTCGGCTATTCTATCTGGATTCACAAATCTGACTTGCTGCGCCACTTGCGAGTTTATTGTAGAACGGGTAATCTCCTTGAGTTATTATTTAACAATTCCCCAGCTCGTCTAGACCGGTCGAGCGGTCTTCGAATCTTCACCGCATTACTAAATCGATCAGAGTGGTATAAATCCATGCAGGAATCAATGGATGCTCAAAGCCGAATCGTCATTACAGGAATTGGCTTGACGGCTCCGAATGGCAACAATTTAGGAGAATTTCGGCAAAGTTTGTTGGAAGGCCGTTCCGGTGTTGTTGATTACAACATTCGCTATATGGGAGACGTTCTCGCCGGTGTCTGCGATTTTGATGAATTAAGATATCAAAAGCGAAAAGAAGTCCGTCGGGGAACACGCGCAGGATCGATTGCCATTTACTGTGCGAATGAGGCGGTGAATCAATCCAAACTCGATTGGGAAAATGTGGCCCGAGATCGTGTAGGCGTCTATCTCGGAATTACTGAACACGGAAATGTCGAGACGGAAAACGAAGTCTACGAAATTTCTCAGTTTGATTACGATACTAAGGTCTGGTCTCATCATCACAATCCCAGAACAGTTGCTAATAATCCCGCAGGTGAGGTGACACTGAATTTAGGAATCACGGGGCCACACCTGACCTTGGGGGCCGCTTGTGCTGCCGGGAATGCAGGCTTTATTCAAGGCGTGCAGATGCTGCGCTTGAACGAAGTTGACCTGGCGTTATGCGGTGGTGTTTCGGAGAGCATTCACACATTCGGCATTTTTGCCAGCTTTCAGAGTCAGGGGGCGCTTGCCACTCACGATGACCCAGTCAAAGCCTGCCGCCCCTTTGATGTGAACCGAAACGGGATTGTGGTTGCAGAAGGGGGAGCAGTGTGTACGTTAGAGCGTCTTCCTGATGCACTGGCTCGCGGTGCTACAATTTACGGGGAAATCGTAGGTTATGCTATGAATTCCGATGCCAGTGATTTTGTACTTCCTAATTCTTCTCGACAGGCAGAATGTATCCATCTGGCTCTCAATCGTGCTGGCTTGCAACCTTCTGATATTGATATTGTCAGCAGTCATGCCACGGCGACGACTCAGGGAGATATAGAAGAGGCCAAAGCACTGGCGAACGTATTTGCTGACTGCCCTGATCTTGCCATCAACAATACGAAAAGCTTTATCGGCCATGCGATGGGAGCCGCTGGTGCTCTAGAAATGTTGGGGAATCTTCCTGCATTTGATGACGGGATTGCCCACGCAACATTGAATCTGGATGAAGTTGATCCGGAATGTGAATTACCCCAACTTGTTCCCAATCAGCCACGTCAGATGGAGCGAGTCGAATGCATTCTGAACAACTCTTTTGGCATGCTGGGAATCAATTCGGTCCTGATTATCAAAAAGTACACTGACTGACTTGATCACGTGCCAGATCTTATTGAAAACATTGATCTTAGCTCGTTTTCTGTTCATCAAGTGATTTCCTGGTCGAAATCTATGACGCTGTCTGAAAGATTTTCTGAAAATCTCGACTTTCTTCAGGGTTCAGTTGGTTTAAATCGCATAGATCGCGCTATAGTATTCCTCTATAAGGGGCGGGTTTTTAATTCTCGGCTTCTGACGGGGATTTTGTTTGTCTGGTATAAGAGACTGCCCCTCACCGGTTTTTGCAGCGAACAACATGGGATGAGCTGATTGAAATCGATGTTACAGGATTTTTAGAAAGTTTGGAGTTTCTGCATGGCGCCGGAACAAATCAGATCGGTAATCTTGGATATCTTAGCGCGAATTGCTCCCGATGAGGATCTTTCGGAGCTTGATGATAGTGTTCCTTTTCGTGATCAAATGGAATTAGACAGCATGGATTTTCTGGATATCGTGATGGAGTTGCGTAAACTTTATCGTGTCCAGATTCCCGAAGAAGATTATGGTGAGTTGGTAACAATGGATAGCACAGTGACTTACCTGACTCCAATCCTGAAGGATGCGGAAAGCACCGTCTGATTCCAGTAAATTCCCTCCGCCATGAGTTATGATTCAATCATCATTGGTGCTGGCCTCTCCGGGTTGGCTGCTGGAATCCGGCTGGCCTATTATGGGAAGCAGGTGTGCATTCTTGAAAGGCACACCACGATTGGTGGGCTGAACTCATTTTATCGCCTGCGAGGTCGAAATCACGATGTGGGTCTGCACGCCGTCACCAACTACTCCCCTCCTGGTGGTAAGCGAGGACCACTCAATAAAATTCTCAGGCAGCTTCGTTTTCAATGGGAAGATTTCGACTTAAGCCCACAATGCGGTTCCTCGGTTGTTTTCCCAGGACATACACTACGCTTTAACAATCAATTCGATTATTTTGAAGCACAAATCGCCGAACAGTTTCCGCAGCAGATTGATGGCTTTCGTAATCTGGTTACGGAGATCGACACACACAATATCGGTGATCTGGGACAAACCTGGATCTCTGCCCGTGAACGCATGGCGGCTCACATTTCTGATCCACTCCTGATCAATATGCTGCTTTGCCCGCTCATGTTTTATGGGAGCCCTTCCGAACACGATATGGATTTCAACCAGTTCGTCATTATGTTTCGCAGTATTTATCAGGAAGGATTTGCCCGTCCTTATAAAGGGATTCGACTGATTCTCAAAAACCTGGTAAAAAAGTTTAAATCTTTGGGAGGCGAACTCAAACTACGGGCCGGTGTGAAGCAACTTCTGACGGATGGAAATCATATTTCAGGTGTCATGCTCGATGATGGTCAGGTCCTCGAAGCAAACAATGTGCTTTCTTCAGCCGGTTCCGCGGAAACATTAGAAATGTGCGGCTCAGACGTGCCTCAAGATGATCGATTTACTCCCGGTGAAATTTCGTTTGTTGAAACAATTTCCGTTCTCGATCGGCAACCAGCCGAACTGGGACACGACGAAACGATCGTGTTCTATAATGACTCAGAAGACTTCTACT
The Gimesia aquarii DNA segment above includes these coding regions:
- a CDS encoding DUF1549 and DUF1553 domain-containing protein, with the protein product MRNIFIALILLFGIVWPAFLSAAEKKETLSPDHARRMQQGLELFKKEVRPLLVAKCLKCHGGKSVKGDFNLATRKHLLESGMIEKSAKESYLMALVEHREEPYMPLKEKKLSEKEIASLSKWIDLGAPYDKPLATSSKSGSEKLVITDDDRNFWSFQPLSTPAIPKTKQSNRSRNEIDQFILAKQKEQGLTLNEEVSKRVYIRRAFFDLIGLPPTPAEVEEFLADNSPKAHENLIDRLLDSPHYGERWARHWLDIARFAESHGFEHDYDRNFAYHYRDFVIKALNQDMPYDQFVKWQLAGDEMAPDNPLALMATGFLGAGVFPTQITANEVERTRYDALDDMLNTTSQAMLGLSVGCARCHDHKFDPITSDDYYQLLSTFTTTVRTEIELDLDPKTYQTQKQKFDIAHAPLVQALKEYESKQINAGFENWLKQGKIDAAQFDEWILPEVVSHTSKGKARFEKLDDGSILVSGPNINQDHFTFTLRTNVRPVRSIRLEALTHRSLPRQGPGRAVNGNFSLTAFKVKAKTVSDKKAKAKNIKLTNARATHEQNKTTLSAKSAIDGQYGSGWAVDLGGIGKDQAIVFDLEEPIDWEGETELTVTMSFTNNVNHSIGHPRFSLTSSSSPEVKTGTSSSEHLMKAVKLVKAGKLDQLTPKQKGILKRWFSEQDAQWATLADKVKQHLKTEPQPALTKVMICSEGPKIKPVRHHSQGKDFFEETYYLTRGDTAQKGAVAKQSFLQVLMRSPDQEKEWIVAPPKTASTSYRRTSLANWITDTNQGAGALLARVMVNRIWQHHFGSGIVSSPNDFGLQGDRPTHPELLEYLANQLIHHHWRLKPLHKKIMLSATYRQSTSFDPEKSKVDPENQLYWRRSPQRLEGEAIRDSILCIGNRLDKTMYGPGTLQQNNQRRSIYFKIKRSKLIPMMQLFDAPEALVSIGQRPSTTIAPQALLFMNAKFIRESAQSFAKRIHAANPASLEKAVESAYQIALGREPSKNEAAVSLDFIQQHKKSYESEKKPQATLLALTDFTHALLSTNEFIYPN
- a CDS encoding LamG-like jellyroll fold domain-containing protein, which codes for MKQNDSYKDRLIQLIDALLQGNISQDAHSELEQLLLEDPKQRQSYLDYMRVHSGLSVWATETKESDDWIPHPTHTVPQTRLGTPRFLLLLASSLVAATLLLSLAYYAGWNTRPNSDPLMADSPKTASEVETNSPKTDHIALLTQAVGVEWDTPRNLQTGAGLSAGWLKLKKGTIQVELISGASVLIEGPAAFELISPLKTFCKYGKVRASVPEQAQGFTIETSKLNVVDLGTEFTLSLEPSGDGQVQVIDGMVELHPSNQRKTPSKIQSLKTGEGVQFDQEGITNRLNEDMLPLINLEELSHLAEQQQQQQFSRWQNQNQSLKTDPSLIAYYDFEETSNWLRTLSNKIQNNKSSVDGAIVGCQWTSGRWPQKRALEFKRTSDRVRLHVPGEYQSLTFMAWVRIEGFDRWLSSLMLTDGYNPGNPHWQLSDQGEIILGIKEGGGKNYFSPVVLKPTDLGRWIFLVTVYDHQKKEVIHYLDGLPVSHHRLENPIPLVIGPAEIGNWRPKEHTGEHSIRSLNGRLDEFALFGRALSAKNILKLYHSGKPNS
- a CDS encoding sigma-70 family RNA polymerase sigma factor, yielding MNRSSEIHQNTETGSGSIPNEQFVSLLARHHSLIRGFIGTLLPHQTDAEDVFQQTCLVLWRKWSTFDSEQSFSAWACGIAFYEVKNFQRVQSRDRHHFSEEVLSLIAEQQTSSLSETDQQKQALNDCIKKLDRENQQLILDCYHGQRTIKDVAEQLGRSSDALYKKLSRLRLRLMDCMQQSLHSPEAGT
- a CDS encoding beta-ketoacyl-[acyl-carrier-protein] synthase family protein, producing MQESMDAQSRIVITGIGLTAPNGNNLGEFRQSLLEGRSGVVDYNIRYMGDVLAGVCDFDELRYQKRKEVRRGTRAGSIAIYCANEAVNQSKLDWENVARDRVGVYLGITEHGNVETENEVYEISQFDYDTKVWSHHHNPRTVANNPAGEVTLNLGITGPHLTLGAACAAGNAGFIQGVQMLRLNEVDLALCGGVSESIHTFGIFASFQSQGALATHDDPVKACRPFDVNRNGIVVAEGGAVCTLERLPDALARGATIYGEIVGYAMNSDASDFVLPNSSRQAECIHLALNRAGLQPSDIDIVSSHATATTQGDIEEAKALANVFADCPDLAINNTKSFIGHAMGAAGALEMLGNLPAFDDGIAHATLNLDEVDPECELPQLVPNQPRQMERVECILNNSFGMLGINSVLIIKKYTD
- a CDS encoding acyl carrier protein; this translates as MAPEQIRSVILDILARIAPDEDLSELDDSVPFRDQMELDSMDFLDIVMELRKLYRVQIPEEDYGELVTMDSTVTYLTPILKDAESTV
- a CDS encoding phytoene desaturase family protein — translated: MSYDSIIIGAGLSGLAAGIRLAYYGKQVCILERHTTIGGLNSFYRLRGRNHDVGLHAVTNYSPPGGKRGPLNKILRQLRFQWEDFDLSPQCGSSVVFPGHTLRFNNQFDYFEAQIAEQFPQQIDGFRNLVTEIDTHNIGDLGQTWISARERMAAHISDPLLINMLLCPLMFYGSPSEHDMDFNQFVIMFRSIYQEGFARPYKGIRLILKNLVKKFKSLGGELKLRAGVKQLLTDGNHISGVMLDDGQVLEANNVLSSAGSAETLEMCGSDVPQDDRFTPGEISFVETISVLDRQPAELGHDETIVFYNDSEDFYYEQSKEPVDIRSGIICSPNNFEYNQPLEEGSIRITALANPDYWMSLPEEKYIAEKEHWYDQILKSSLRFIPDFRPNVTDIDTFTPRTIKKFTGHINGCVYGAPQKILDGTTPFNNLFLCGTDQGFLGIIGSMLSGISIANLHLLNPK